GCTTCCCTTGCAAGTGCAGGGGGACAAAGAGAGCCCGTTGAGGGTTGTGACTAGCATCAGGCTGGAGGCGATGCATGACGACAGCATCCGTCCTGCTGCCGAGGAAGCTGATCCCAGTATTTGACGGCCCGGCCGACGTTCGAGGCGCATACGGTGGTCGAGGCTCGGCCAAGACCCGTAGCTTTGCAAAGATGCTCGCTGTCCGTGGATACATCTACGGGATGGCGGGCATTCGCGGCCAGTTGGTTTGTGGCCGCCAGTTCATGAACTCCCTGGAGGACTCATCTCTAGAGGAGGTTAAGCGGGCCATCGAGGATGAGCCATGGTTGCTTGACTACTACGAGATCGGCGAGAAGTACATCAAGTCAAGAGACGGGAACATTTGGTTCACGTTCGTCGGCTTGGATCGCAATCTTGGCTCGATCAAGTCCAAGGGCCGAATCCTGATCTTCTGGATCGATGAGGCTGAGCCTGTAACTGAAGAAGCATTTACCGTTGTCGGCCCGACCCTGCGCGAAGAGGGCACCGGCTGGAACGCAGAGCTTTGGCTGACCTGGAATCCAAAGAGGGAAAAAGCGCCGGTTGAGCGCTACAGACACTCGAAAGACCCACTCATCAAGGTTGTAGAGCTCAACCACACCGATAACCCGAAGTTCCCTGCGAAGCTTGAGCGAGAGCGACGCAGAGACCTTGATGAGCGACCGGAGCTATACGGGCACATTTGGGGCGGCGAGTATCTGCGCGCCGTGGATGGGGCGATCTACCTGCAGGAAATGACCGCAGCCGAGCAAGAGGGACGCATCAGTGCTGTCCCATACGACCCTCGGCTCAAGGTGCATCTTGTCTTCGACCTTGGCCACAACGACGCCATGTGCGTGGTGCTAGTGCAGCGTCAGCATGGTCAGCTTAGGGTTATTCGTGGGCTTACTTGGCGTGGCAAGACGCTTGAGTACGTAAACGCCGAGCTACAACCCCTAAAGCTCAACTGGGGAAAGATGTTCCTGCCCCATGACGGCGAGAACGGGTCCTACCTGGTTGGTCAGAACGCCCGCCAGATCATGCAGGGCTACGGGTGGAACGTGTCGATCATTCCTAAGTACACGGGATGCGTGGAGATCGGCATCCGTAAGGCCAAGTCAATGTTCCCGAGAGTCGTTTTCGATAAGGACGGCTGCGCTGACGTAAAGACGGAGACGGGCAGCGAGCTTCCTGGCCTCCTCACTGCACTGGGCCAGTACAAGCGGCACATTCCGACGACAACTGGCGAGCCCGGAGCCCCAGTCCACGACAAGCACTCTCATTTCGCTGACACGTTCCGCTACGTGGCCGAAGCCGAGCCGCAAATGACTAACGACACCTGGGGAGAAGCCCCCGTGCATCGACCCAACATGAGGTACGTTTGATGGCAGACGACTACGAGTCGCTAGATGTCGCCGAGGTGGATAGCCCGGAGATGACAAACGATGAGCTTGCCGCGCTGATTGACCATGAGAATGCAGTCGCGATTGGCGTGAACGATCAGTTCGCGTCTGACCGCGAGGAGATGCGCTACTTCTACATGGGCGAGGCGCGGGGCAAGCTCCTGCCGCCAGAGGGCGACGGCCATTCGCAGGTGGTCGATAAGACCATGATGGACACGGTCGAGTGGCTGCTGCCGTCGCTGATGAAGATGTTCAGCCAAGACGGTGTTGTTATCTTCGAGCCTGACTCGCGTCAGGACGAGAAGGCAACCAGGGAAGCGTCGAACTACTGTAATTACCTCTTCTTCAAGGAGAACGAGGACGGCTTTACCACGCTGCACGACGCGATCAAGTCGTGCCTGATGTTCCGCATGGGCGTCACCAAGACGTGGTGCGAGAAGGCTTGGGAAGAGCGGCGGGAGGTCTATCGCGGCCTCTCACTGGCCGAGGTTGAGGCCATGTCCCAGGAGGAGAACGTCGAGATTGCCTCCATTGATGAGGCAGGGCAGCTAGACCCTACGCTGGTTCCAGAGGGTGCGCCTCCGGAAGCTGCGCTGCTCTATGACGTGGTTCTGAGCATCAAGGAACAGAAGAACCGGATTAAGGTGGCAGGTGTGCCCCCGGAAGAGATCCGGATTGCCCGCGACACGCGCACCATGAGCGACGTTCGCTACATCGCCCACGTGGTCGAGCGGACTCGGTCAGACCTCCTGTCCGAGGGCTGGCCCGAAAGCGAGGTGGACACTTACTGCGGGTCCAATGAGGCCGATGAGGGGCAGTGGGAGAAGGACGAGCGGCACGAGTACGACGGGTCTGAGGACTATGGAGACGCCCAGGGCGACGAGAGCCAGAAGAAGGGCATCGTCACTGAGTGCTACATCAAGGTGGACTTCGACGGCGATGGCATTGCCGAGTATCGTCGGATTGTGAAGCTGGGCCGGTACATCCACATCAACGAGATCACGGACGACCATCCGTTCTCGCTGGCGACGCCGATCTTGATGCCGCACAAGCTGATTGGCTTGGGCATGTGGGATCTGGTTGAGGATCTGCAGCGCATCCGCACCGCGCTAACCCGACAGATGCTGGACAACGCTTACCTGGTTAACAACCCGCAGACGACGATTGTCACCAACCAGGTCAATCTGGACGACCTGGCAAATCCGCGCCCGGGTGGCTGGCGCCGTGTGGAGAGTCTTGACGCCTTGCGCGTTGACGTGACGCCGTTCGTTGGCCCGCACGTGCTGACTCTGCTGGATCACTTCGGGCAGGTGCAGAACACTCGCACTGGCGTTACCGAGATGAACTCGGCTCTGAATGCGGACTCGCTCGCAAAGGGCAACATCGGCTCGGAGGGCATCTCTGAGCTGATCGGGCAGGGCGCCCAGCGCATTGAGCTGATTGCCCGAGTCATCGCCGAGACGTTCATGAAGCGTCAGTGGCGGCTTCTGCTGAAGATGGCAAAGCAGTACACCGACCGAGAGAAAGAGATCAAGGTCAACGGTGACTGGCTGGTCATCGATCCGCGCCAGTGGAAGAACCAGTATCGGATGACGGTATCGGTTGGTGTTGGCAATCAGGGCGAGGCGAAGAAGATGCTG
This portion of the Stenotrophomonas sp. WZN-1 genome encodes:
- a CDS encoding phage terminase large subunit, coding for MTTASVLLPRKLIPVFDGPADVRGAYGGRGSAKTRSFAKMLAVRGYIYGMAGIRGQLVCGRQFMNSLEDSSLEEVKRAIEDEPWLLDYYEIGEKYIKSRDGNIWFTFVGLDRNLGSIKSKGRILIFWIDEAEPVTEEAFTVVGPTLREEGTGWNAELWLTWNPKREKAPVERYRHSKDPLIKVVELNHTDNPKFPAKLERERRRDLDERPELYGHIWGGEYLRAVDGAIYLQEMTAAEQEGRISAVPYDPRLKVHLVFDLGHNDAMCVVLVQRQHGQLRVIRGLTWRGKTLEYVNAELQPLKLNWGKMFLPHDGENGSYLVGQNARQIMQGYGWNVSIIPKYTGCVEIGIRKAKSMFPRVVFDKDGCADVKTETGSELPGLLTALGQYKRHIPTTTGEPGAPVHDKHSHFADTFRYVAEAEPQMTNDTWGEAPVHRPNMRYV